Sequence from the Ziziphus jujuba cultivar Dongzao chromosome 9, ASM3175591v1 genome:
aaatttgaaaaattccggcgccggtcggactctctctctctctctttctctctcctccctctctttctctctcttccccgagcattttgtcaaataaatacCACTGTGCGACActattcatgccacgtggaccaatcagaagctgacacgtggcatttcactgttcatcaattcaaaaacattaaaatattactgtATCCgacaaacttcacgcgtccataactttttgaccggatgtccgttttaagtgtgccgctagtctgtgaactcgtatcgacgagaacTTCACAACCacgcatgagtcaaagctcatttccccataaataaaaagtcaactcgggcaccccttggacagtttggaccgaaacttgttttgctcataactttcaaaccgtagctccgttttcgacgtgctaccagtctacgaacgcggggcatcatgcacttcgccatggtaccttggtcaactagaaattccaactgaaaaaaaagtcaacttttgacccgctcggtcaatggtcaacctcggtcaacgtgcacggattccggtgcgatttgggacggggtgttacatcaatattattttcaataatattaacctttcatttatttaattgtttaagtTAATAATTAGGTCAAATTGactgtttttttttggttaagatCTCCAAACAAGATTTAATCTCTAAGTTTATAACATTATAATTTAAGAGTCAAtctcaaaattatattattattctttcatCCACTTTACTTATACTAATTTATCCTCTTTATACTTGTTTTGTATGATTCAAAGGACcagaattttcttttaaaaaattatttccacAGAAAAATAACCTCAATTTtgttccattatttttttataaaataaatacaataaattacaaTAGCtagtacataaaaaattatatctttaaattggaatattttaataatattctaattggaatattatatatataataatattttaataatggttataattttgctttttatatTCCTTCGTTTGTGCCAAATATATCATGATACTTGAATGTAAACTAATTGTAAACATATTTTGAacgtttaaaattttgaaatttattgtttaagtataataattataaaaataaagatgtcgtctagaaagaaaaaaaaaaacgaatataaattttagaaaagttatttgtaaattttaaataatagattcataacagaaaaacaaaaaaattgctttAAAGATTAAACATCTTACTCTATCACGCTTAAATTGGCtcaaactcaaaaaataaaactcactacagttttttaaattgaataatattttaatatcaaaattataaaagtgaAAGTTATATCAAAAGAAGAATTTGTTGTTATGTTATAATTccacgttttatttatttatttaatgcatatgtattgatatatttaataatttactatgtcaaatctttaaataaaaaatttaattatggatataatatttgagtagaaaaataatataaatattcataaatcgtgatgtaaagaaaataaaataaatcatttcaaaatttattaaattaatgttataaattgaaataattaatattaatggttgaaagaatattatatttaaacctTTTTTAATTGAGATATAATGATTTAACACGcatttaagaaatttaaaagaaaattaaaatcaaatcaatgatattacaatatttttcactttaaaaTCTTTATTGATTTGGTACAATTTTAACCATTAAATTCATGTGTCTACATGGCATAAAATGGTTAATTCAAATTGAGATTCTTCTTTCAATAAAAAGTacgaataatataaatatttcaacCAATTTAAACTTACTCCACTATTTTACTAGTtaagaaaaatccaaaaaaaataaaaattaaaagaaaattaaatttaattttaatacttGTAAATCGATAAAATGGAAAGTTAAAAGAAACAATTACTTCAAAAgggtttttataatttttcttaaggGAAATGGTGTTCTTATTTAGTGTCAAAGTCATTTATAAAGTACAAACTGAAACAGCTAAAATCAAAAGGCAAAAGAATCATTTTATCGAAATTACAGAACTTTAAAAATTGAAGCGGCTATTTTCGAAGTaacagaaagaaaatgaaaactgtGGGGGTAAAAAGAGgatttctcatttttttctcttattcaaAACCGTACATGAGATTTTATCTCACACAGCAcctaaaaaaagttttttttttaaaatatatttgtataaattgatattactatatcaatatatatttttttaataaatattaagattttctaacacttattttaatttatcaattatttgcaacaaaatgtatataatataaacgTATTCTACTGTGCAACATCGAACAACTTAAGTTGTTCAACTAGTATATATTAATTGTCAAACGCACATCATTAATAGTAAATTAACAAGATCTTTAcatagaaaaagggaaaaaaaaaaaaaaaagaccaactATTGTTGTTCGAAAGAAGATTTTTAGctagaaaatattaattgtcAAATGCACATGAttagttaataataaattaacaagaTTTTTagctagaaaaagaaaaggaccaACTATTCAAACAAttgtttgaaagaaaaagaataaattatacGCAGCTTAAACATCCGAATTTGTTCTtgcaaaaacaaccaaaaaaaaaaaaaaatccaaatttgtgTTACATTATTAAACCAGAgaattatttttccataaaaagagagagataaaattaattaatattcattaaaaacTCCGAACTGCAATCTTTCAATAGTGTAGTGCTGTAACATTATATTCAACAATAGCATCACCGCTTTTAGTATTCAAAGAAAAAGTCTTGGCCATCGCAAAACCACGTGCCAACCTGAAAACACCGGTTCCACCGACGATCGGCATCTCACGAAGCTGATGCAGAACCGGGTTGTGGCCAAGAATGGTAAGACTGCTACCATTGTAGTTGCCGCTAGTGAAAACAAAGTTCATGGCCATAATCAAGGTCATTTCCTCCTGAGAAGCGAACCCATATAGCCCCTGAGCTCGACCCACCAGCTTCGACCTTCGTTTAGGACCTTCCGTTAGAAGGTTGTCGATCATGTTTACTTCGCCGAAGAAGCTGGTGGCTGATTTAGAGGTGTTAGCCACCTCAACTACCTTCACCGACGTGGCGTTTTTGCCGGATTGAACGTCATGGAAGTAGAAATGGAGCTTGGTCAGATTCTCTTTAGCATCTTGGAGTTTTTGGAACCATTCATGGTTGTTCTCTTCGAATCCTTGAACGGTGCTTTGCACCACTGCCATGGCAAAGACAAAGCATAAAAGCATCAGAGAGAAAGTAAGCTTcgccattttgtttttgtttctgtaaTTCTGTGGAAAATGCCGGCCAATCGAGTCTATGTTTTATAGAGGAAGCACGAAGCAACAGCATCATTAACCCAACATTTGCTGATGAATAATgttatttccttttttaatgGATTTCGTAAGAGATGGTTGATCTAgggagagaaaaatataattgggaGGCACTAGTTCTGCTTTTGAAACAGACCGTTTAGCGGTAGGTTTTGCTGggtggttttttttattatttattatgggAGGGAATTTCCGAGCCTCTACAATGAACTTTGCTTATTGAGTTGTGAAGGATGATCGCTATCTTATCAATATTGAATCTGCCAACCTAGCTTGGTAACCATGTGGGTGAGGATAGCATGTCTTTTAGGTAGTTTGCAATCCaagttttgtatttgtttttctaaaaacATGTTGTAATATAAAATTAGTCTAACTCAAATATAAAAATGGGATCGAATAATTGCACTAAATTTGTAGGGTCAAATAAAGGCATCCAAGCTTGCCTTTGTATGGAATTTAGGTAGTTTGCGATCCaagttttgtatttgtttttccaAGAATATGTTGTAGTGTAATATTTGTCTAgctcaaatataaaaatgggaaaaagtAATTGCAATAAATTTGTAGGGTTAGAATCGAGCAGCCAAGCTTGCCTTCGTATGGAATTATGGTCCTTAATTTCCAAAGATAATGATCATTTCGTATTTCACATTTTCTTCACTTTATAAGTGATCTTCAGCCACTAGGGATGACAACCGAGCAAGAACTCTTTTCTCTCTAAATAATCgcaaaaataataacttttggaacaataatattatgataaaaaatttcaacGAACAAGgccatatgtaatttttttgtttcaatttccttaaaaaaacaTGATTTAGAAATGTATTATTATATAAGCTATCTATTTGATTGTTTGGTTAATTCAGTCAAACTTTCACCATAAGCCTAAGGGTGTGACCAATATGCATGATATCATACCATATTTCAAGAtagaaattgatttaaaaaaaaaaaaaagttgagcggaaatttaataataaaaatatagtaggatttttttattttattttattaatgcttTTCCTATGTTCTCATTTATAgaatcttaatatataaataggaacttcctctttttttttttttttttttttttgtcagttTAGTATAGAAAATGGGTATGTAAGCAGTGAGGCACTGGGATATTGTTGGACCTAAGGTGTAAAAAATTCTTCATATACCAGTTCAGCCCATTTAAATGTAAAGAATGCAACAATATGGAAAAGCTTACCTCATCGTCCTAAGAAAAAACCAATATAAATGATTACAATTGTGTTTGTTACTAGATAGAAGGTAAGAGGCATGTTAGTCATCAAAGTGAAATTAGCTTAATTGATAAGCTATTTATATCTATTCTTGGAGGAATATAGATTtgaaacatattttattttatatttacatagGTACATTTTGTATTTGTGTCa
This genomic interval carries:
- the LOC107427544 gene encoding dirigent protein 22-like codes for the protein MAKLTFSLMLLCFVFAMAVVQSTVQGFEENNHEWFQKLQDAKENLTKLHFYFHDVQSGKNATSVKVVEVANTSKSATSFFGEVNMIDNLLTEGPKRRSKLVGRAQGLYGFASQEEMTLIMAMNFVFTSGNYNGSSLTILGHNPVLHQLREMPIVGGTGVFRLARGFAMAKTFSLNTKSGDAIVEYNVTALHY